One Pirellulales bacterium genomic window carries:
- a CDS encoding nucleotide sugar dehydrogenase, with amino-acid sequence MSQALEQALREKRAKIGVVGLGYVGLPLIQAFTNAGFRTLGYDVDQKKVDALLQGKSYIAHIKSEWIADCIRSEKFTPTADMSRLGEADAVLICVPTPLSETRDPDLSYVEGTAEQIAKALRPGQLIVLESTTYPGTTRDVVLPILEKSGLKAGKDFHLAYSPEREDPGNPQFAASNIPKVVGGIDATSARLAELMYGAAVVRTVPVGNCEVAEACKILENTYRAINIALVNELKVLFTRMGIDVWEVIDAAKTKPFGFQAFYPGPGLGGHCIPIDPFYLTWVARKYGQNTKFIELAGEINSSMPEYVVEQCMEVLNAHAKPLKGSKVALLGVAYKKDVDDPRESPSFVLMEGLLARGAALTYNDPHVPKLPKMRAHNLPAMDSQDLTPEYLAAQDLVLIATDHSAYDYDFIVKHAKLVIDTRNATKNVTQHRERIHKA; translated from the coding sequence ATGTCTCAAGCACTTGAACAGGCGCTTCGCGAGAAGCGCGCCAAAATCGGCGTCGTGGGCCTTGGCTACGTGGGTCTGCCACTGATACAGGCCTTTACCAACGCTGGGTTCCGCACCCTCGGTTACGACGTCGATCAGAAGAAAGTCGACGCGCTGCTGCAGGGGAAGAGCTACATCGCGCACATCAAGTCGGAGTGGATCGCCGACTGCATTCGCAGCGAGAAATTCACGCCGACGGCAGACATGTCGCGGCTGGGAGAAGCCGACGCGGTGCTGATCTGCGTGCCGACGCCGCTGTCCGAGACGCGCGATCCCGATTTGAGCTATGTCGAGGGCACCGCCGAGCAGATCGCCAAGGCCTTACGGCCCGGGCAGCTGATCGTCCTGGAGAGCACGACGTATCCCGGCACGACGCGCGACGTGGTGCTGCCCATCCTGGAAAAGAGCGGTCTGAAGGCCGGCAAGGATTTCCACCTGGCCTATAGCCCCGAACGCGAAGACCCGGGCAACCCCCAGTTCGCCGCGAGCAACATTCCGAAAGTCGTCGGCGGCATCGACGCCACGAGCGCCCGTTTGGCCGAGCTGATGTACGGCGCGGCGGTCGTCCGCACCGTACCGGTCGGCAACTGTGAAGTGGCCGAGGCCTGCAAGATCCTGGAAAACACCTACCGCGCGATCAACATCGCCTTGGTCAACGAGCTGAAGGTGTTGTTCACGCGGATGGGGATCGACGTCTGGGAAGTGATCGACGCCGCCAAGACTAAGCCCTTCGGCTTCCAGGCGTTTTATCCCGGGCCGGGGCTCGGCGGGCACTGCATCCCGATCGACCCGTTCTATCTCACCTGGGTGGCGCGCAAATACGGGCAGAACACGAAGTTCATCGAGCTGGCCGGCGAGATCAATTCGTCGATGCCCGAATACGTCGTGGAACAGTGCATGGAGGTGCTCAACGCGCACGCCAAACCGCTGAAGGGAAGCAAGGTGGCGCTCTTGGGCGTCGCCTACAAGAAAGACGTCGACGACCCTCGCGAAAGCCCGTCGTTTGTGCTGATGGAAGGCCTGCTGGCGCGCGGGGCCGCATTGACCTATAACGACCCGCATGTGCCGAAGCTACCCAAGATGCGGGCCCACAACCTGCCGGCGATGGACAGCCAGGACCTCACGCCGGAGTATCTGGCTGCCCAGGACCTGGTGCTCATCGCCACGGATCACTCGGCCTACGATTACGACTTCATCGTCAAGCACGCGAAGTTGGTGATCGATACGCGCAACGCGACGAAGAACGTCACGCAGCACCGCGAGCGGATCCACAAGGCCTAA
- a CDS encoding SDR family oxidoreductase, producing MRTFLVTGGAGFIGSHIATALVERGDRVRVFDDFSTGHRRNLAHLGNKIELVEGTLTDPAAVRGAVAGIDCIFHEAALASVPRSVERPLDTNAACVTGTLSLIDEARKAGVRRIVYAASSSAYGDQPTSSKRESDLPRPISPYGAAKLAGELYLQAASATYGIETVSLRYFNVFGPRQDPDSQYSAVIPRFITALLAGRQPVIYGDGQQSRDFTFVANVVHGNLLAADAPNVSGMTINVANGRTTNLLELIGALNELLGTKVQPLHEPARAGDVRESLADITLARKYLGYEPQVGFEEGLRRSISYYRELVGGKK from the coding sequence ATGCGGACTTTTCTCGTCACCGGCGGTGCAGGTTTCATCGGCTCACACATCGCAACGGCCCTGGTCGAGCGTGGCGACCGCGTGCGGGTGTTCGACGACTTCAGCACCGGTCATCGCCGCAACCTGGCCCACCTGGGCAACAAGATCGAGCTGGTCGAAGGCACGCTGACCGATCCGGCCGCCGTGCGCGGCGCCGTGGCCGGCATCGATTGCATCTTCCACGAGGCGGCCTTGGCGAGCGTGCCGCGCAGCGTCGAACGCCCTCTCGACACCAACGCAGCCTGCGTGACCGGCACGTTGTCGCTGATCGACGAGGCCCGCAAGGCGGGCGTGCGCCGGATCGTTTATGCAGCGTCGAGCAGCGCCTACGGCGATCAGCCGACCAGCTCGAAGCGCGAAAGCGATCTGCCCCGGCCGATCTCGCCGTATGGTGCCGCGAAGCTGGCCGGCGAGTTGTATTTGCAGGCGGCCTCGGCCACCTATGGCATCGAAACGGTGAGCCTGCGCTACTTCAACGTGTTCGGCCCGCGGCAAGATCCCGACAGCCAATATTCGGCCGTGATTCCACGGTTCATTACCGCGCTGTTAGCCGGCCGTCAGCCAGTGATTTACGGCGACGGACAACAGTCGCGCGACTTCACCTTCGTGGCGAACGTCGTTCACGGCAATCTCCTGGCGGCCGACGCTCCGAACGTCTCTGGCATGACGATCAATGTGGCCAATGGCCGCACGACGAACCTGTTGGAGCTGATTGGCGCGCTCAACGAGCTATTAGGCACGAAGGTCCAGCCGCTGCACGAACCGGCCCGGGCCGGCGATGTGCGCGAGAGCCTGGCCGACATCACGCTGGCGCGCAAGTACCTCGGCTACGAGCCCCAGGTCGGCTTTGAGGAAGGCCTGCGGCGGTCGATCAGCTACTACCGCGAGCTGGTCGGAGGGAAGAAATAG